Proteins found in one Sorghum bicolor cultivar BTx623 chromosome 1, Sorghum_bicolor_NCBIv3, whole genome shotgun sequence genomic segment:
- the LOC8062990 gene encoding ent-isokaurene C2-hydroxylase, translating into MDIRILYIVAFVFLALLLLRLILSYSRTKPSSALRLPPGPWQLPLIGSLHHLLLSRFSDLPHRALREMSGTYGPVMMLRFGAVPSLVVSSAEAAREVLRTHDLSFCNRYLGVTLETVSCGGKDIICSPYNAHWRELRKLCMLEIFSQRRVLSFRNIRQEEVANLLRSVSDQCGGGPVVVNLTDGICRMINDVAARTVVGDRCQYRDEYMYELDEVVRLAAGFNLADLYPSSRLVRRFSAAARSARRCQRNMYRIIQSIIQEREADQAMATAPERDEDLLGVLLRLQKEGGLQFALTNEIVSTVIWDIFSAGSETSSTVLVWAMSELAKNPRVMHKAQLEVRNIFKGQDKITEDDLIKLRYLQLVIKETLRLHAPVPLLLPRESRESCQVMGYDVPKGTKVFVNVWAIARDMKLWHDAEEFRPERFESSSIDFRGNDFEFTPFGAGRRICPGITLGLANLELALASLLYHFDWDLPDGVRLEEFDTTEIFGITLRKKSMLWLKARPYNNFMPN; encoded by the exons ATGGACATCAGGATCCTGTATATTGTGGCCTTCGTCTTCCTCGCCCTCCTCCTTCTCAGGCTCATCCTTAGCTACTCCCGCACGAAGCCATCATCAGCGCTTCGCCTGCCGCCAGGGCCATGGCAGCTGCCGCTCATCGGCAGCCTGCACCACCTCCTCCTGTCGCGCTTCAGCGACCTGCCTCACCGGGCGCTGCGCGAGATGTCCGGAACCTACGGGCCCGTCATGATGCTCCGCTTCGGCGCCGTGCCCTCGCTGGTGGTCTCCTCCGCCGAGGCTGCCCGGGAGGTGCTGAGGACCCACGACCTCTCCTTCTGCAACCGCTACCTGGGCGTCACCCTCGAGACCGTCAGCTGCGGCGGCAAGGACATCATCTGCTCCCCCTACAACGCCCACTGGCGCGAGCTCCGCAAGCTGTGCATGCTCGAGATCTTCAGCCAGCGCCGCGTGCTCTCGTTCCGGAACATCCGGCAAGAGGAGGTGGCGAACCTCCTCCGCTCCGTCTCCGACCAGTGCGGCGGTGGCCCCGTCGTCGTCAACCTCACCGACGGGATCTGCCGCATGATAAACGACGTCGCCGCGCGCACGGTCGTCGGCGACCGGTGCCAGTACCGGGACGAGTACATGTATGAGCTGGACGAGGTGGTGCGGCTGGCGGCGGGGTTCAACCTGGCGGACCTGTACCCGTCGTCGCGGCTGGTACGCCGGTTCAGCGCCGCCGCGAGGAGCGCGAGGAGGTGCCAGAGGAACATGTACCGGATCATCCAGAGCATCATCCAGGAGCGTGAAGCTGATCAAGCcatggcgacggcgccagagcGAGACGAGGACCTTCTGGGTGTTCTCCTGAGGCTGCAGAAGGAAGGTGGCCTGCAGTTCGCTCTCACCAACGAGATTGTCAGCACGGTTATTTGG GATATTTTCTCTGCTGGGAGTGAGACATCATCAACCGTTCTAGTATGGGCAATGTCCGAACTTGCTAAGAACCCACGGGTCATGCATAAGGCCCAATTAGAGGTGAGGAATATCTTTAAAGGACAAGACAAGATAACTGAAGATGATCTCATCAAGTTAAGATATCTACAGCTTGTGATCAAGGAGACTTTACGGCTGCATGCACCGGTACCACTCTTGCTCCCTCGAGAATCTCGTGAGTCATGTCAGGTTATGGGTTATGATGTGCCAAAGGGAACCAAGGTGTTTGTGAATGTTTGGGCAATAGCAAGAGACATGAAACTGTGGCATGATGCGGAGGAATTCAGGCCAGAAAGATTTGAAAGTAGCAGTATCGATTTTAGGGGTAATGACTTCGAGTTCACTCCGTTCGGGGCAGGCAGAAGAATATGCCCTGGCATCACACTCGGACTAGCCAACCTAGAGCTGGCACTTGCTAGCCTTCTTTACCATTTTGATTGGGATCTACCGGATGGCGTCAGATTGGAAGAATTTGATACAACAGAGATCTTTGGTATAACATTAAGAAAGAAGTCCATGCTCTGGCTCAAGGCTAGACCTTACAATAATTTTATGCCAAATTAA